One genomic segment of Chitinophaga sancti includes these proteins:
- a CDS encoding T9SS type A sorting domain-containing protein, with protein sequence MRYYFFMLVLCMASLTVNANDTTLHAGVYRNSDNTFTLRWNTNDKTLTNSPRVVGLGSSTLAGYLLSYPDRLGDKISAWLTSNTSSPTWINLAVAGYASANLMPVSKGGTTGTNIDSALNSNPDFMFISLPTNDVANGLTNAEIMANLRYLDVLALNSGVPIFWETTQPRTTFSATLQTQLKVLADSIRAAWPTRYIEGFNNVVNTAASTDAEINPVYGAGDGVHLNSAGNQFIADSLFARWQQYFQAGTGIYIIETSSDGSTWSTFDTVTDTVKKTYSNTYTTTQYFRVRTQYTDGTYSTYSNIVTLTATSTSASVRVRNTNRILVDLGGDGVNTVLPSGTAMGQPTASPDAYGNYWNNWYGSGGSAGFRDGATISQLLTTGDSTTTISMKIIGTPDGTYNTTAITRGINNNGVSVGVDDYPATALSDNMFLYNSINPNGVILRIKGLSQNKIYNFKLWGARVDASSTPRILETRLGAEDWSAAKSIETRYSTSASPEYDRAINYTGVSGVDSLDIYLRVGTGSTFASLSLVDITFGKIDTVAVCEGGSVTLNTSASASAYQWQQNTGSGYVNISGATSATYTLNNTLLTWSGYRYRCVANNDSSEVHYLLVNATITPTITISGTTAMVQNTATTLSATITNGGTSPTYQWMDSTSTHTWAGISNAVYNTLTYIPAKTGDKIRCILTSNLTGCLTTSQITSNELTFKVDVITTDTVTVCEGTTLTLTYNKYASSYQWQQNTGSGYVNISGVNTSSLSLNNALLSWSGNLYRCMADDDSTAVHYLKVNAAATPVITITGTTSVRQYVSTILTSAIANGGSYPFYQWMDSTNTHTWANISEATADTINYTPKKTGDKILCLLTSSLTGCITASQVSSNQLTFNVDVITAVDPDPTVTTGPRLYPNPAYTSLTIDQLSNWKLLEIYGMDGKTYLRREDMLTKTSLALSVSHLPNGMYVVVLTKANGITNVMKFIKAD encoded by the coding sequence ATGCGGTACTATTTTTTTATGCTGGTATTATGTATGGCCAGTCTGACAGTGAATGCCAACGATACCACTTTACATGCAGGAGTATATAGGAACAGTGATAACACCTTTACCTTACGTTGGAATACAAATGACAAAACCCTTACCAACAGTCCGCGTGTAGTAGGGCTGGGATCTTCTACCCTTGCAGGTTATTTATTATCTTATCCCGATCGTCTCGGTGATAAGATCAGTGCATGGCTCACAAGTAATACATCCAGTCCTACCTGGATCAACCTCGCTGTGGCAGGGTATGCCAGTGCGAACCTGATGCCGGTTTCCAAAGGGGGTACGACAGGTACGAATATCGATAGTGCGCTGAACAGTAACCCTGATTTTATGTTCATCTCTTTGCCTACAAATGATGTGGCAAATGGGTTGACGAATGCAGAGATCATGGCGAACTTAAGATACCTGGATGTACTGGCCCTGAATAGTGGTGTTCCTATTTTCTGGGAGACCACCCAACCACGTACAACCTTCAGCGCTACTTTGCAGACACAATTGAAAGTGCTGGCGGATAGTATCCGTGCAGCATGGCCTACCCGGTATATAGAGGGGTTTAATAATGTTGTGAATACAGCTGCCAGTACTGATGCAGAGATCAATCCTGTGTATGGTGCAGGTGATGGGGTACATCTGAATTCGGCGGGAAACCAGTTTATTGCTGATAGTTTATTTGCACGCTGGCAACAATACTTTCAGGCAGGGACAGGGATATATATTATTGAGACATCTTCGGACGGGAGTACATGGAGCACCTTTGATACGGTGACCGACACCGTTAAAAAGACTTATTCTAATACTTATACGACTACACAATACTTCAGGGTGAGGACTCAATATACGGATGGGACTTATTCTACCTATTCCAATATTGTGACATTGACGGCTACCAGCACTTCGGCCAGTGTAAGAGTACGGAATACCAACAGGATCCTGGTCGATTTAGGGGGGGATGGTGTGAATACTGTTTTACCAAGTGGTACGGCTATGGGCCAGCCAACAGCTTCCCCGGATGCATATGGTAATTACTGGAATAACTGGTATGGTAGTGGCGGATCGGCGGGCTTCAGGGATGGCGCAACTATTAGCCAGCTCCTTACTACAGGTGATAGTACGACAACGATTTCAATGAAAATTATAGGTACCCCGGATGGAACTTATAATACAACAGCTATAACCAGGGGGATTAATAATAACGGGGTTTCTGTAGGTGTGGATGATTATCCTGCAACTGCCTTGTCAGATAATATGTTCCTGTATAATTCTATCAATCCCAATGGAGTGATACTCCGCATTAAAGGATTGTCGCAAAATAAGATCTACAATTTCAAGTTGTGGGGCGCGAGAGTGGATGCAAGTAGTACGCCAAGGATCTTGGAAACCCGTTTAGGAGCTGAAGACTGGAGCGCAGCTAAGAGCATTGAGACCAGATATAGTACCAGTGCCAGTCCGGAGTATGACAGAGCGATCAATTACACAGGCGTTTCCGGAGTAGATTCGCTGGATATTTATTTAAGAGTGGGCACCGGGAGCACCTTTGCGTCTCTGAGCCTGGTAGATATCACTTTTGGTAAGATAGATACGGTAGCGGTGTGCGAAGGAGGCAGTGTTACATTGAACACCAGCGCCAGTGCATCTGCTTACCAGTGGCAGCAAAATACAGGCAGTGGGTATGTAAATATCAGCGGGGCCACTTCGGCCACCTACACATTGAATAATACCTTGCTCACATGGTCCGGTTATCGCTATCGTTGTGTGGCGAATAATGATAGTTCGGAGGTGCACTATCTATTAGTGAATGCTACAATCACGCCCACTATCACCATTAGCGGTACAACTGCTATGGTACAGAACACAGCTACCACATTAAGTGCTACTATCACTAATGGCGGCACCTCTCCTACCTACCAATGGATGGATAGCACCAGCACGCATACATGGGCAGGCATCAGCAATGCAGTCTATAATACACTCACTTATATCCCTGCCAAAACAGGCGATAAGATCCGTTGTATACTCACCAGCAATTTAACTGGTTGTCTTACGACCTCGCAGATAACCAGCAACGAGCTTACATTTAAAGTAGATGTTATTACCACTGATACCGTGACTGTGTGTGAAGGAACAACATTGACATTGACTTATAACAAGTACGCTTCCTCCTATCAATGGCAGCAAAATACGGGGAGTGGGTATGTAAATATAAGCGGGGTAAATACAAGCAGTTTAAGCTTAAATAATGCCTTACTATCATGGTCGGGCAACCTGTATCGTTGTATGGCAGATGATGACAGCACGGCTGTGCATTATCTAAAAGTAAATGCTGCTGCTACACCTGTCATCACCATCACTGGCACTACTTCCGTAAGACAATATGTATCTACTATTTTAACATCCGCCATCGCCAACGGTGGTAGCTACCCATTCTACCAATGGATGGACAGCACCAATACACATACCTGGGCTAACATTAGTGAAGCCACTGCCGATACTATTAATTACACACCAAAGAAAACAGGAGATAAAATTCTTTGCCTGCTTACAAGTAGTTTAACGGGTTGTATCACAGCGTCACAGGTATCCAGCAATCAACTTACTTTCAATGTAGATGT
- a CDS encoding SDR family NAD(P)-dependent oxidoreductase, translating to MKSVSHESLSSLQKSFFIIRNLERKLKDQLISTDSMEEIAVVGMACHLPGGIHTVNDFWNALLAGEDLVTNYSLLTRWQEMEQKEYLFNKCMPHAGLLDDITLFDNDFFHISPAESRYIDPQHRHLLMLAHKALADAGIPADTLKGSDTGVFTGISAFDYSLHIMQQDESLRINPYVCSGNSFSGASGRISYCLGLHGPCISIDTACSSSLVALHQAAASLKRNECNLALVSGANLILSPYLQASLTEAGMLSPDGRCKAFDDSANGYVRSEGCITVVLKRLSDAEKDGDRIYACIKGSAVAQDGASGGLTVPDPASQAKVIKHALAAAGIEADDIRFVETHGTGTPLGDPVEAEGLRLAFGERHNREKIVAGSVKSNFGHLEAAAGLAGFMKACLNVYHKQIPPSLHFKTPNHHIDWQQMPFHINAEEYLFSNDEKRIIGGVSSFGFTGTVAHCIVAEHQHTMVEKCIPPPDFQLKPHWLGKIPGPVVPAGYAVRWKEVELAADKKPENDMAYVYVETDGGTPAFQKSFLSGKNAFSISIDHLCRLENIFSTQRYQQYCLVYDLSAWVEEDENDEYTLSAAFKHIIQLFQTLKTLSLSPDVILFITRQGLHVNGTAPLSALQHSLASFIRSASLELQSPAMLVLDIYNDLPDMNFINRYVQQSYFRETAFRNNKYWYPVIAPATPIPPIKVTLDKEGTYLVTGGNGSLGEHIAIWLRDNGAGQVIITGRSANANHKNDRIIYKQLDVACEEDVKAFGKWLQSSALPLKGIVHAAGTNSRCLLKDMTIDDMLQVGAPKINGIRYLSRHLPSDQLDFLVTYSSIAAIWGSAMLAHYAAANAYMDAFVLHLKTKGIPAATINWGPWKNSNMVLKDSNTTSLLEESGVLTVHADTVGRSYASLLGISQDQRIYVQLNQSRFLQMMEIRGAQSYWDTLRGMQQQKPVTASNTGTLPNLVLITDNAERAGLIHHELVLLVKDVLVIPEEEEIDPARSFSDMGMDSILLLKFVERINKRLGTTITSNTIFNYPATGLLTTHINELSTPQPVTVIKTVKENLRYSYTADMSDAELLKMINKEIQKYS from the coding sequence ATGAAGTCAGTATCCCATGAATCACTGAGCAGTCTGCAAAAATCATTTTTCATTATCAGAAACCTCGAAAGAAAATTAAAAGATCAGTTAATCAGTACTGATTCAATGGAAGAAATTGCTGTCGTTGGGATGGCCTGCCATCTGCCAGGTGGTATTCATACAGTGAACGATTTCTGGAATGCATTGCTTGCGGGAGAAGACCTGGTAACAAATTACAGCTTGTTAACCCGCTGGCAGGAAATGGAACAAAAGGAATACCTGTTTAATAAATGTATGCCCCATGCCGGATTACTAGATGATATTACATTGTTCGATAATGACTTTTTCCATATATCACCGGCAGAATCCAGATATATAGATCCTCAACACAGACATCTCCTCATGCTTGCTCATAAAGCACTCGCTGATGCAGGCATCCCCGCTGATACACTGAAAGGTTCGGATACAGGTGTCTTTACGGGTATAAGCGCATTTGACTATAGCCTGCACATTATGCAACAGGATGAATCCCTGAGAATAAATCCTTATGTCTGCAGCGGTAATTCATTCAGCGGTGCCAGCGGACGGATATCCTATTGCCTGGGTCTTCATGGCCCGTGTATCAGTATAGATACCGCCTGCTCTTCTTCTCTGGTGGCATTACACCAGGCCGCGGCCAGCCTGAAACGCAATGAATGTAACCTCGCACTGGTAAGCGGGGCTAACCTAATTTTATCACCCTACCTGCAGGCCAGCCTTACTGAAGCAGGTATGCTCTCTCCCGATGGTCGTTGTAAGGCCTTTGATGATAGTGCAAATGGATATGTGCGCTCCGAAGGTTGCATTACTGTTGTACTTAAACGATTATCAGATGCTGAAAAAGATGGCGACCGCATTTATGCCTGTATTAAAGGTTCTGCAGTTGCCCAGGATGGCGCCAGCGGAGGATTGACCGTGCCCGATCCGGCCAGTCAGGCAAAAGTAATTAAACATGCACTTGCCGCTGCCGGTATAGAGGCCGATGATATCCGCTTCGTGGAAACCCATGGTACAGGTACCCCCCTGGGCGATCCCGTAGAGGCCGAAGGACTGCGCCTCGCTTTCGGAGAACGCCATAACAGGGAAAAAATAGTGGCCGGATCTGTGAAAAGCAATTTCGGACACCTGGAAGCAGCAGCCGGGCTGGCTGGCTTCATGAAGGCCTGCCTGAATGTATACCACAAACAAATACCCCCTTCCCTCCACTTTAAAACTCCTAATCATCATATCGATTGGCAACAGATGCCTTTTCATATTAATGCAGAAGAATACCTTTTCAGTAACGATGAAAAACGTATAATTGGTGGTGTTAGCTCATTCGGCTTTACGGGAACTGTTGCCCACTGTATTGTTGCGGAACATCAACATACAATGGTTGAAAAATGCATCCCGCCACCAGACTTTCAATTAAAACCCCATTGGCTGGGAAAAATACCCGGACCTGTTGTTCCTGCCGGATATGCCGTTAGATGGAAAGAGGTTGAACTGGCTGCAGATAAAAAACCGGAAAATGATATGGCATACGTATATGTTGAAACAGATGGAGGCACTCCGGCTTTTCAGAAATCGTTTCTCTCCGGTAAAAACGCTTTTTCTATCTCAATAGATCACCTATGCCGGCTGGAGAATATTTTTTCTACACAACGTTATCAGCAATATTGCCTGGTATACGATCTCAGCGCATGGGTAGAAGAGGATGAAAATGATGAATATACCCTGTCCGCAGCCTTTAAACATATCATTCAACTCTTTCAGACTTTAAAAACACTTTCTTTATCGCCGGACGTTATACTTTTTATCACCCGTCAGGGCCTCCATGTAAACGGAACTGCACCCTTATCTGCATTACAACACAGTCTTGCATCCTTTATCAGATCCGCATCGCTGGAGTTACAATCGCCTGCCATGCTGGTGCTGGATATATACAATGATCTTCCGGATATGAATTTTATTAATCGCTATGTGCAGCAGTCATATTTCCGGGAAACAGCCTTCAGAAACAATAAATACTGGTATCCTGTTATTGCACCTGCCACACCGATACCCCCAATAAAAGTGACATTGGATAAAGAAGGCACCTACCTGGTTACAGGAGGCAACGGAAGCCTGGGTGAACATATCGCCATTTGGTTGAGAGACAATGGAGCCGGCCAGGTAATTATTACCGGCAGATCTGCAAACGCAAACCATAAAAATGATCGTATCATTTATAAACAGCTGGATGTTGCCTGTGAAGAAGATGTAAAAGCATTTGGTAAATGGTTGCAAAGCAGTGCTCTGCCGCTTAAAGGGATCGTACATGCCGCCGGTACAAACAGCCGTTGTTTACTAAAAGATATGACCATAGATGATATGTTGCAGGTGGGAGCTCCCAAAATCAACGGTATCAGGTACCTCAGCAGGCATCTGCCGTCTGATCAGCTTGATTTCCTGGTAACTTATTCTTCCATAGCGGCAATATGGGGTTCTGCCATGCTTGCGCATTATGCTGCTGCAAACGCTTATATGGATGCTTTTGTACTCCATTTAAAAACAAAAGGTATTCCTGCTGCAACCATCAACTGGGGACCCTGGAAGAATAGTAATATGGTGCTGAAAGATAGTAATACCACCAGCCTGCTGGAAGAATCCGGCGTGCTGACTGTGCATGCAGATACTGTTGGAAGAAGTTATGCTTCCCTGCTGGGTATAAGCCAGGATCAGCGGATTTATGTACAGTTAAATCAATCCCGCTTTTTACAGATGATGGAAATAAGAGGCGCGCAAAGTTATTGGGATACATTACGCGGAATGCAACAGCAGAAGCCTGTAACAGCAAGCAATACCGGTACATTGCCCAACCTGGTGCTGATCACTGATAACGCTGAAAGAGCGGGCCTTATTCACCATGAACTGGTACTCCTTGTAAAAGATGTATTAGTCATTCCCGAAGAAGAGGAGATAGATCCCGCCAGGAGTTTTAGTGATATGGGAATGGATTCTATTTTACTCCTGAAGTTTGTGGAAAGAATCAATAAACGCCTGGGCACAACCATAACTTCAAATACAATCTTCAATTACCCGGCTACAGGTTTGTTAACGACCCACATCAATGAATTATCAACACCGCAACCTGTAACAGTGATAAAAACAGTTAAAGAGAATCTCCGGTATAGTTATACAGCAGATATGAGTGATGCCGAATTGCTGAAAATGATCAATAAAGAAATTCAAAAATATTCATAA
- a CDS encoding thioesterase II family protein, with amino-acid sequence MDVNGVQLFIFPHAGGSDLSYRSLERKLQIAGTTFTICYPGRAKRFNEPFAKDVPSLAKDCMDIITLNRQHDLPMVFLGHSLGALVAYETIKCLRTSGSGLPELVFFTGRSGPCEAPVNMERHKLADGELITHLSAMGGIDLSLLTNPDFISFFLPVIRNDLRLNDTYKYCESNRFDIPFVLLNGSNDRIAENQALLSWQKETLGICIHEFLDGGHFFLLESPDFSKKISQFIHRYVICTQLPYV; translated from the coding sequence ATGGATGTTAATGGCGTACAGCTTTTTATTTTTCCGCATGCCGGTGGAAGCGATTTGTCCTATCGCTCACTAGAACGAAAATTGCAGATAGCAGGTACCACATTTACAATTTGTTACCCGGGAAGAGCAAAACGTTTTAATGAGCCATTCGCAAAGGATGTCCCGTCTTTGGCAAAGGATTGTATGGATATTATTACGCTTAACAGACAACATGATCTGCCGATGGTTTTCCTGGGTCATAGCCTGGGAGCACTGGTGGCTTATGAAACAATAAAGTGTTTACGTACATCCGGCTCAGGACTGCCTGAGCTGGTTTTCTTCACCGGCAGAAGCGGCCCTTGTGAAGCTCCCGTTAACATGGAAAGACACAAATTAGCAGACGGCGAACTAATTACACACCTGTCGGCTATGGGAGGCATTGACCTTAGCCTTCTCACAAATCCTGATTTTATTTCTTTTTTTCTGCCCGTAATCAGAAATGATCTGCGTTTGAATGATACCTATAAGTATTGTGAAAGCAACAGATTCGATATTCCATTTGTATTGCTGAACGGCAGCAATGATAGAATTGCTGAAAACCAGGCGCTGCTTTCATGGCAGAAAGAAACCCTCGGAATATGTATTCATGAATTCCTCGACGGAGGCCACTTTTTTTTGCTTGAATCTCCGGATTTCAGTAAAAAGATAAGTCAGTTTATCCATCGTTATGTTATATGCACTCAATTACCCTACGTCTAA
- a CDS encoding response regulator transcription factor codes for MRHFLQDKQFSSCLHSLNLRNAIQLLYNTPSLNPDLLLLDICLNEIQKEDTIKTLKQIKPEMLIVILTKDENKHLIKAAFDRGADGYLQKSENFSSIYHKILNMLLYGQPVMSQQIFRYMVVRNDLPQPAVKEKLTKKEKEVAQMVLEGLSHKEIAARLHLSLNTIQYHMKNIYFKLDIKTKTELFKMHFHKT; via the coding sequence ATGAGACATTTCCTGCAGGATAAACAATTTTCTTCATGCCTGCATTCGCTCAATCTGCGTAACGCGATACAGTTACTATATAATACTCCATCTCTGAATCCTGATCTTTTACTGTTAGACATTTGTTTGAATGAGATTCAAAAAGAGGATACGATTAAGACGCTAAAGCAGATAAAACCTGAAATGTTGATTGTAATACTTACAAAGGATGAGAACAAACACCTGATTAAGGCTGCATTTGACAGAGGGGCTGATGGTTATCTTCAGAAATCAGAGAACTTCAGCAGTATTTATCATAAGATCCTTAATATGCTGTTATATGGGCAACCGGTAATGAGTCAGCAGATATTCAGGTATATGGTTGTCAGAAATGATCTTCCTCAACCTGCTGTAAAGGAGAAGCTGACAAAAAAAGAAAAAGAAGTCGCGCAAATGGTATTGGAGGGATTATCTCACAAAGAGATAGCTGCCAGGTTACATCTTAGCCTGAATACTATACAATATCACATGAAGAATATTTACTTTAAACTTGATATTAAAACAAAAACAGAGTTGTTTAAGATGCATTTCCATAAAACCTAA
- a CDS encoding cellulase N-terminal Ig-like domain-containing protein, producing the protein MITNHVGYDYNLPKHAIIKADSKQSIDKFELIAANTGQTVYEGSAVYSGPVFFNLFNPQQISLTAYRLFKTYALLQQKPGIDYRQYLRRIMDEVTYGADYLARMQVNKGSCYRFGAARRVPASWRRIG; encoded by the coding sequence GTGATCACTAATCATGTGGGGTACGACTATAATCTTCCCAAACATGCTATAATTAAAGCAGATTCCAAACAGTCCATCGATAAATTTGAACTGATTGCCGCTAATACCGGGCAAACAGTCTATGAAGGTTCGGCAGTATACAGCGGACCTGTCTTTTTCAACCTATTCAATCCTCAACAGATCTCACTGACGGCTTATCGTCTGTTCAAGACGTACGCATTACTACAGCAGAAACCCGGCATCGATTATCGTCAATACCTGAGAAGAATAATGGACGAAGTTACTTATGGGGCGGATTACTTAGCGCGCATGCAGGTAAATAAGGGTTCCTGCTATCGTTTTGGCGCAGCGCGCCGGGTCCCGGCAAGCTGGCGAAGGATAGGTTGA
- a CDS encoding prohibitin family protein yields the protein MKKKIGGFNTGLIIRNTGIILLLLLLVVALFSKRIFITIKPGEAGVLYNIFTGTDMSRTYGEGLHIISPVNTMIVYNVRTHKINFDQYLLSANGLTIHVLHSVLYKPDVRLLPSLHQQIGPGYEQLIVDPSVKSMMRKEIAGLTPEEIFMIDRGVVEKNSRSTLSQILAKDQVIIEGYYITSISLPDSVNKAIESVYRQQQLNEEYNYRLAVEDKERTRKGIEAQGLREFSSVSKISPLLWKALDVTQKIGTSPNSKLIFMGSGAKGLPILLSDQMAAGQDTTAQRLPVIIP from the coding sequence ATGAAGAAAAAAATTGGAGGATTCAACACTGGTCTGATAATAAGAAATACAGGCATTATATTGCTGTTGCTATTATTAGTGGTGGCACTTTTTTCAAAAAGGATATTTATTACCATTAAGCCAGGAGAAGCTGGTGTATTGTATAATATATTTACCGGTACAGATATGAGCAGAACATACGGTGAAGGATTACATATAATCAGCCCGGTTAATACCATGATCGTTTATAATGTTCGTACTCATAAAATAAATTTTGATCAATACTTACTTAGTGCAAACGGACTTACTATTCATGTATTACATTCTGTTCTCTATAAGCCGGATGTACGTTTATTACCTTCACTCCATCAGCAAATCGGCCCCGGTTATGAGCAGCTTATTGTTGATCCGAGCGTGAAGTCAATGATGAGGAAGGAGATTGCAGGCCTTACACCGGAAGAAATTTTTATGATTGACAGAGGTGTTGTTGAAAAGAATAGCAGAAGCACACTTTCTCAGATACTAGCTAAAGATCAGGTCATTATTGAAGGTTATTATATAACAAGTATCTCCTTACCCGATTCTGTAAACAAAGCCATTGAATCAGTATATCGTCAGCAACAGTTAAACGAAGAGTATAATTACAGATTGGCTGTGGAAGATAAAGAGCGTACACGGAAAGGCATAGAAGCCCAGGGTTTGAGAGAATTCAGTTCTGTTTCAAAAATCTCTCCATTATTATGGAAAGCACTTGACGTAACACAAAAAATAGGTACCTCCCCCAACTCAAAATTGATTTTCATGGGTAGTGGCGCCAAGGGATTACCCATTCTCTTAAGCGATCAGATGGCTGCTGGTCAGGATACGACAGCACAACGACTACCAGTTATAATTCCGTAA
- a CDS encoding YcjF family protein, whose protein sequence is MTENQQLQETVITGKTAKEIIKKHVLISMGVGAVPIPFVDVAAITATQLSMISKLAAHHNVQFSNDLGKSIIVSLVGGAGSKALVMASIGSFIKFIPVVGTAVGAVTFPAIAGATTYAIGQVFDKHFAGGGTMLDLKASDMKTYFAEELDKGKEFAGKVKKTVTKPFTSKTESLTEEGKEETI, encoded by the coding sequence ATGACAGAAAATCAACAATTGCAGGAAACGGTCATCACGGGTAAAACCGCTAAGGAAATCATCAAGAAACACGTGCTCATTTCTATGGGTGTAGGTGCAGTACCTATTCCATTTGTAGATGTAGCTGCAATTACAGCTACACAACTTTCCATGATCAGCAAACTGGCCGCCCACCACAATGTGCAGTTTTCTAATGATCTGGGTAAATCTATTATCGTTTCCCTGGTTGGCGGTGCAGGTAGTAAAGCACTCGTAATGGCTTCTATCGGCAGTTTCATTAAATTCATCCCGGTTGTAGGTACTGCTGTCGGAGCTGTTACATTCCCTGCTATTGCCGGTGCCACAACATATGCTATCGGACAGGTATTCGATAAACACTTTGCAGGTGGAGGAACAATGTTGGATTTAAAAGCTTCTGATATGAAAACCTATTTTGCAGAGGAACTGGATAAAGGAAAGGAATTTGCAGGTAAAGTTAAAAAAACTGTTACAAAACCATTTACCTCAAAAACTGAATCCTTAACAGAAGAGGGAAAAGAAGAGACCATATAA